The following proteins are co-located in the Armatimonadota bacterium genome:
- a CDS encoding thymidylate synthase, whose translation MIYRPYAERTPDTQYRDLLTRILDEGEEVPTAHGAPARRVIGHLLRFPLENGFPVITERDLVSAPPGNGRPSPFYQALGELCAFLNGAQTREELERFGCYWWASWVTPERCEALGLPPGDLGPASYGAAFRRFPTAEGEPFDQLAHLVAQIRAHPELRHHEVSPWIPQYLTRAFGRRPRAVVPPCHGWFHVHLNPTTRELTLSHRQRSADAPVGLVFNLIHYAALTLMLAQVTGFRPRALVYYLDDVHIYATQLAHVERLLAAPPGRFPTVELDPTVEDLFAFRPHHFTVRDYVPALPRMRIPTPL comes from the coding sequence ATGATCTACCGGCCCTACGCGGAGCGCACCCCCGACACCCAGTACCGGGACCTGCTCACCAGGATCCTCGACGAAGGGGAGGAGGTGCCCACGGCCCATGGGGCCCCCGCCCGCAGGGTGATCGGGCACCTGCTCCGCTTCCCCCTGGAGAACGGCTTCCCGGTGATCACCGAGCGGGACCTGGTCAGCGCGCCGCCGGGGAACGGACGGCCCTCGCCCTTCTACCAGGCCCTGGGCGAGCTCTGCGCCTTTCTCAACGGCGCGCAGACCCGGGAGGAGCTGGAGCGGTTCGGGTGTTACTGGTGGGCGAGCTGGGTGACCCCGGAGCGGTGCGAGGCGCTGGGGTTGCCTCCGGGCGACCTGGGCCCCGCCTCGTACGGCGCCGCCTTCCGCCGCTTCCCCACCGCCGAAGGGGAGCCGTTCGACCAGCTCGCCCACCTGGTGGCGCAGATCCGCGCCCATCCGGAGCTCCGCCACCACGAGGTCTCGCCCTGGATCCCTCAGTACCTCACCCGGGCCTTCGGCCGCCGGCCGCGCGCGGTCGTCCCTCCCTGCCACGGGTGGTTCCACGTCCACCTCAACCCCACCACCCGCGAGCTCACCCTCAGCCACCGCCAGCGCAGCGCCGACGCCCCGGTGGGCTTGGTCTTCAACCTGATCCACTACGCCGCGCTCACCCTCATGCTGGCCCAGGTGACGGGGTTCCGCCCCCGGGCCCTCGTCTACTACCTCGACGACGTGCACATCTACGCCACCCAGCTCGCCCACGTGGAGCGTCTCCTGGCCGCGCCGCCGGGCCGCTTCCCCACCGTGGAGCTCGACCCGACCGTGGAGGACCTCTTTGCCTTCCGGCCGCACCACTTCACCGTGCGCGACTACGTCCCGGCGCTGCCGCGCATGCGCATCCCCACGCCGCTGTGA
- a CDS encoding CoA pyrophosphatase: MASVLETLRSRLEVAAPEDPPPPGWRRAAVLVPLYQVGDETFLLLTRRTDRVEHHKGQISFPGGAAEPGETLLETALRETYEEVGIPPSQVQVLGTLGEVEVSVSRFLVTPFVGIVPHPYPLRLNADEIDELVLAPLADFLDPARLRVEHREQDGIRVDLYFYDSGAHTVWGATARIIKALVDLLDAPTGR, translated from the coding sequence ATGGCCTCGGTCCTGGAGACCCTGCGGAGCCGCCTGGAAGTGGCCGCACCAGAGGACCCCCCGCCGCCCGGCTGGCGGCGGGCCGCGGTGCTGGTGCCGCTCTACCAGGTGGGCGACGAAACCTTCCTCCTGCTCACCCGGCGCACTGACCGAGTGGAGCACCACAAGGGGCAGATCAGCTTTCCGGGAGGCGCGGCCGAGCCGGGGGAGACCCTGCTCGAGACCGCCCTGCGGGAGACGTACGAGGAGGTGGGCATTCCCCCCTCGCAGGTACAGGTCCTGGGGACGCTCGGGGAGGTCGAGGTGAGCGTCTCCCGCTTCCTGGTCACGCCCTTCGTGGGGATCGTCCCCCATCCATACCCGCTGCGCCTCAATGCCGATGAGATCGACGAGTTGGTCCTGGCGCCTCTGGCGGACTTCCTCGACCCGGCCAGGTTGCGGGTGGAGCATCGGGAGCAAGACGGGATCCGGGTGGACCTCTACTTCTACGACAGCGGCGCCCACACGGTGTGGGGGGCCACGGCCCGGATCATCAAGGCGCTGGTCGATCTGCTGGACGCGCCGACCGGTCGATGA
- a CDS encoding MerR family transcriptional regulator, whose protein sequence is MRDLRRPLFPISVTSSLVGVSPSALRRWERAGIVTPARDRRGWRLFSWEDIETLRRAKPLVRRGLPLVDVRRQVRRRPRPLGLLLPLSQPRLRRVGVLALPVIVRTP, encoded by the coding sequence ATGCGTGACCTGCGTCGACCCCTGTTCCCCATCAGCGTGACCAGCAGTCTCGTGGGCGTCTCCCCGTCCGCCCTGCGCCGGTGGGAGCGTGCCGGGATCGTGACGCCGGCCCGGGACCGGCGCGGGTGGCGGCTCTTCTCCTGGGAGGACATCGAGACGCTGCGGCGGGCAAAGCCCCTGGTGCGGCGGGGCCTGCCCCTGGTCGACGTCCGGCGCCAGGTACGGCGCCGCCCGCGGCCGCTGGGCCTGCTCCTGCCGCTCTCCCAGCCCCGCCTGCGGCGGGTGGGTGTGCTGGCCCTGCCGGTCATCGTGCGCACGCCGTGA
- a CDS encoding cysteine desulfurase family protein → MTPIYLDYAATTPVDPRVAAAMAPYLTERFGNASSVHSFGQEAREAVERARAQIAAALGAAPDEVVFTSGATEADNFALFGAAEARRERGRHVVVSAVEHHAVLEPAHVLAARGFEVTVLPVDGAGRVDPDAVRRALRPDTILVSVMHANNEIGTIQPVAEIGRLTRERGVCFHCDAAQTFGLLPTDVDALGVDLLALSAHKRYGPKGVGALYIRRGTPLERFLHGGSQERNRRAGTLNVPAIVGFGEAVRIALAEREAEVARLRRLRDRLVAGLLALDGARLNGHPTERLPGNVNVSFRGADSESLLLALDLQGIAASSGSACTAGSLEPSHVLRAIGLPPEEAAGTLRFSLGRWTTEAEVDRVLEVMPVVLATVRAAFVA, encoded by the coding sequence GTGACGCCCATCTACCTCGACTACGCCGCCACCACGCCGGTCGACCCGCGCGTGGCCGCGGCCATGGCGCCCTACCTGACCGAGCGCTTCGGCAACGCCTCCAGCGTCCACAGCTTCGGGCAGGAGGCGCGGGAGGCGGTGGAGCGCGCCCGCGCGCAGATCGCCGCCGCACTGGGGGCCGCCCCCGACGAGGTCGTCTTCACCAGCGGCGCCACCGAGGCGGACAACTTCGCCCTCTTCGGGGCGGCCGAGGCGCGGCGGGAGCGCGGCCGCCACGTGGTGGTGAGCGCCGTGGAGCACCACGCCGTCCTGGAGCCGGCGCACGTGCTGGCGGCGCGCGGGTTCGAGGTGACCGTCCTGCCGGTGGACGGGGCGGGGCGGGTCGACCCCGACGCGGTGCGGCGGGCGCTGCGGCCCGACACCATCCTGGTCTCGGTGATGCACGCCAACAACGAGATCGGGACGATCCAGCCGGTGGCGGAGATCGGCCGGCTCACCCGGGAGCGCGGCGTCTGCTTCCACTGCGACGCCGCCCAGACCTTCGGCCTGCTGCCGACCGACGTGGATGCCCTCGGGGTGGACCTGCTGGCCCTCTCCGCGCACAAGCGCTACGGGCCCAAGGGCGTCGGGGCGCTGTACATCCGCCGCGGTACCCCGCTGGAGCGCTTCCTCCACGGCGGCAGCCAGGAGCGCAACCGGCGCGCCGGCACGCTGAACGTCCCCGCCATTGTGGGCTTCGGCGAGGCGGTGCGGATCGCCCTGGCGGAACGGGAGGCGGAGGTGGCGCGCCTGCGCCGGCTGCGGGACCGCCTCGTCGCCGGGCTGCTCGCCCTGGACGGGGCCCGCCTGAACGGCCACCCCACCGAGCGGCTGCCGGGGAACGTGAACGTCTCCTTCCGCGGGGCGGACAGCGAGTCCCTGCTGCTGGCCCTCGACCTGCAGGGGATCGCCGCCAGCAGCGGCTCCGCCTGCACGGCGGGGAGCCTGGAGCCTTCCCACGTGCTCAGGGCCATCGGCCTCCCCCCGGAGGAGGCGGCGGGGACGCTGCGCTTCTCGCTGGGCCGGTGGACCACCGAGGCGGAGGTGGATCGGGTCCTGGAGGTCATGCCCGTCGTCCTGGCCACCGTCCGCGCCGCCTTCGTGGCGTAG
- a CDS encoding NADH-quinone oxidoreductase subunit A: protein MASYLPIVVHVGLVALLTAALLGLHALLGRRRPLAAKLEPYESGVWPIGTAREPVPIRYYLIAMLFLLFDLEILFLYPWAVTFRTLGAPALWGMAVFLLLLAVGFLYEWGRGGLEWE from the coding sequence GTGGCGAGCTACCTCCCGATCGTCGTACACGTGGGGCTGGTCGCGCTGTTGACGGCGGCGCTGCTGGGCCTGCACGCGCTGCTCGGCCGGCGGCGGCCGCTCGCCGCCAAGCTCGAGCCCTACGAGTCCGGGGTGTGGCCCATCGGCACCGCCCGCGAGCCGGTGCCCATCCGCTACTACCTCATCGCCATGCTCTTCCTGCTCTTCGACCTGGAGATCCTCTTCCTCTACCCGTGGGCGGTGACGTTCCGCACGCTGGGCGCGCCGGCGCTGTGGGGGATGGCGGTCTTCCTCCTCCTGCTGGCGGTGGGCTTCCTCTACGAATGGGGGCGGGGAGGGCTGGAGTGGGAGTAG
- a CDS encoding NADH-quinone oxidoreductase subunit B family protein encodes MLQRQVLTTRAARLLAWARKSSVWPVQFGLACCAIEMMATAAARFDIARFGSELFRASPRQSDLMIVAGRVSQKMAPVLRHIYDQMLEPKWVIAMGDCASCGGVFNNYALVQGVDKVVPVDVYVAGCPPRPEALLFGLLKLQEKIERTGGTR; translated from the coding sequence CTGCTGCAGCGGCAGGTCCTCACCACCCGCGCCGCGCGCCTGCTGGCCTGGGCCCGCAAGTCCTCCGTCTGGCCGGTGCAGTTCGGGCTGGCCTGCTGCGCCATCGAGATGATGGCCACGGCGGCGGCGCGCTTCGACATCGCCCGCTTCGGCAGCGAGCTCTTCCGCGCCTCCCCCCGGCAGTCCGACCTGATGATCGTAGCCGGCCGCGTCTCCCAGAAGATGGCCCCGGTGCTGCGCCACATCTACGACCAGATGCTGGAGCCGAAGTGGGTCATCGCCATGGGGGACTGCGCCTCCTGCGGCGGGGTCTTCAACAACTACGCCCTGGTGCAGGGCGTGGACAAGGTCGTCCCGGTGGACGTCTACGTGGCCGGCTGCCCGCCGCGCCCGGAGGCGCTGCTCTTCGGGTTGCTCAAGCTCCAGGAGAAGATCGAGCGCACGGGGGGGACGCGGTGA
- a CDS encoding NADH-quinone oxidoreductase subunit C, with the protein MSDRRPEERLDERPDAQPDELPPALARIADAVGGAWLSGAVQEVVEFRGETTLLVARERVLDVLRYLRDGARPRFPMLTDLTAVDCCPREPRFEVVYLLTAVDPRPGAPSAPAVRLRVKTRLPGSDPRVPSAVGLWPAANWLEREVYDLFGIVFEGHPDLRRILLPDDWEGHPLRRDAPLVEEPVEFVGHVPKVPSEIIPRVPPRTRPT; encoded by the coding sequence GTGAGCGACCGCCGGCCCGAGGAGCGCCTCGACGAGCGGCCCGACGCGCAGCCTGACGAGCTCCCGCCGGCGCTGGCCCGCATCGCCGACGCCGTGGGCGGAGCCTGGCTCTCCGGGGCGGTGCAGGAGGTCGTGGAGTTCCGCGGCGAGACCACGCTGCTCGTGGCCCGGGAGCGCGTGCTGGACGTGCTGCGCTACCTGCGCGACGGCGCCCGGCCGCGCTTCCCCATGCTCACCGACCTGACCGCCGTCGACTGCTGCCCCCGGGAGCCGCGCTTCGAGGTCGTCTACCTCCTCACCGCCGTCGACCCGCGCCCCGGCGCCCCGTCCGCCCCGGCCGTCCGGTTGCGGGTGAAGACGCGGCTGCCGGGGAGCGATCCGCGGGTGCCGAGCGCCGTCGGCCTGTGGCCGGCCGCCAACTGGCTGGAGCGCGAGGTCTACGACCTCTTCGGTATCGTCTTCGAGGGGCACCCCGACCTGCGGCGCATCCTCCTCCCCGACGACTGGGAGGGGCACCCGCTGCGCCGTGATGCCCCGCTGGTGGAGGAGCCGGTGGAGTTCGTCGGGCACGTCCCCAAGGTCCCCAGCGAGATCATCCCCAGGGTCCCCCCGCGCACCCGGCCCACCTGA
- the nuoD gene encoding NADH dehydrogenase (quinone) subunit D, protein MAVTRETLTINMGPQHPATHGVLRVVLDLEGEVILGARPVIGYLHTGFEKEMETRTYHQNIVFPPRVEYLATMIEEAAYVQAVEKLLGITPPPRCQVIRVILMELSRIASHLVWLGTSAIDLNISSAFMYAFVDRERILDLFEQISGQRMMHGYMRVGGLQWDLPEGFEAAVRQLMEDLPRRLDEYERLLTDNLIWRERTEGVAVLPAAEAVAYGCTGPVLRGSGVNYDVRKAFPYSGYEQFAFDVPLGRHGDAFDRYTVRMEEMRQSRRIILQALDRLPDGPVAVDDRKVVLPPRRELVRSMEAVIHQFKLVSEGFHPPVGEVYHAVESPRGEKGYYLVSDGSNRPMRVRIRAPSFCNLQALPVMVFRGTFADVVVAIASIDIVLGDVDR, encoded by the coding sequence ATGGCCGTCACGCGCGAGACTCTCACCATCAACATGGGGCCGCAGCACCCGGCCACCCACGGCGTGCTGCGCGTAGTGCTGGACCTGGAGGGCGAGGTCATCCTGGGGGCGCGCCCGGTCATCGGCTACCTGCACACCGGCTTCGAGAAGGAGATGGAGACCCGCACCTACCACCAGAACATCGTCTTCCCGCCGCGGGTCGAGTACCTGGCCACGATGATCGAGGAGGCGGCCTACGTCCAGGCGGTGGAGAAGCTGCTGGGGATCACCCCGCCGCCGCGCTGCCAGGTCATCCGTGTCATCCTCATGGAGCTGAGCCGCATCGCCAGCCACCTGGTCTGGCTCGGCACCAGCGCCATCGACCTGAACATCAGCAGCGCCTTCATGTACGCCTTCGTCGACCGGGAGCGCATCCTCGACCTCTTCGAGCAGATCTCCGGGCAGCGGATGATGCACGGCTACATGCGCGTGGGCGGGCTGCAGTGGGACCTGCCCGAGGGGTTCGAGGCCGCCGTGCGCCAGCTCATGGAGGACCTGCCCCGGCGGCTCGACGAGTACGAGCGGCTCCTCACCGACAACCTGATCTGGCGCGAGCGCACCGAAGGGGTGGCCGTCCTGCCGGCCGCGGAGGCGGTGGCCTACGGCTGCACCGGCCCCGTCCTGCGCGGCTCGGGCGTGAACTACGACGTGCGCAAGGCCTTCCCGTACTCCGGCTACGAGCAGTTCGCCTTCGACGTCCCCCTGGGCCGCCACGGGGACGCCTTCGACCGCTACACGGTGCGGATGGAGGAGATGCGCCAGAGCCGGCGCATCATCCTGCAGGCGCTGGACCGGTTGCCCGACGGGCCGGTCGCCGTCGACGACCGCAAGGTGGTGCTCCCACCGCGGCGGGAGCTGGTGCGCAGTATGGAGGCGGTGATCCACCAGTTCAAGCTCGTCAGCGAGGGGTTTCACCCGCCCGTGGGCGAGGTCTACCATGCCGTGGAGTCCCCGCGCGGCGAGAAGGGCTACTACCTGGTCAGCGACGGGAGCAACCGCCCCATGCGGGTGCGCATCCGCGCCCCCTCCTTCTGCAACCTCCAGGCCCTGCCGGTGATGGTCTTCCGCGGCACCTTCGCCGATGTCGTCGTGGCCATCGCCAGCATCGACATCGTGCTCGGCGATGTGGACCGCTGA
- the nuoE gene encoding NADH-quinone oxidoreductase subunit NuoE, with product MPGLSEAARSEIRALGARYEQRQSALLPALFVAQREAGWLPPDVLEAVAEALEVPLSEVAAVASFYRLYFLRPPGRHQLLLCTNLACLLNGADRLRAHLEARLGVRPGETTPDGFFTFRTWECLAWCDHAPMMMVDEERYGPLTPELVDEVLARYRAGAGPAGRPAEPAGRPGSASRAAEPGGGAAQGGG from the coding sequence ATGCCGGGGCTGAGCGAGGCCGCGCGGAGCGAGATCCGCGCGCTGGGGGCGCGGTACGAGCAGCGCCAGTCCGCGCTGCTGCCGGCCCTCTTCGTGGCGCAGCGTGAGGCGGGGTGGCTGCCGCCTGACGTCCTGGAGGCGGTGGCGGAGGCCCTGGAGGTGCCGCTCAGCGAGGTGGCGGCGGTGGCGTCCTTCTACCGCCTCTACTTCCTGCGCCCGCCGGGGCGCCACCAGCTCCTGCTCTGCACGAACCTGGCCTGCCTGCTCAACGGCGCCGACCGCCTGCGCGCCCACCTGGAGGCGCGGCTGGGCGTCCGCCCGGGCGAGACCACGCCGGACGGGTTCTTCACCTTCCGCACGTGGGAGTGCCTGGCCTGGTGCGACCACGCGCCGATGATGATGGTCGACGAGGAGCGCTACGGGCCGCTCACCCCGGAGCTGGTGGACGAGGTGCTGGCCCGCTACCGCGCCGGCGCGGGGCCGGCGGGTCGCCCTGCCGAGCCGGCGGGCCGCCCCGGATCGGCGAGCCGCGCCGCGGAGCCGGGCGGGGGCGCGGCCCAGGGGGGCGGCTGA
- the nuoF gene encoding NADH-quinone oxidoreductase subunit NuoF has product MGERILLPWLERDDAFDLEAYLRAGGYETARTVLRTMAPADVIAAVERSGLRGKGGAGFPTGRKWAFIPKDAPVKYLVVNGDEAEPCTFKDHRLLERAPHLLLEGMVLAAFAVGIRKAYVYVRREGYLARRRLEQAVAEAYAHGVLGRRIFGTDVDLDVVVHTGAGAYIAGEETALLESLEGRRAMPRARPPYPAVVGLYGQPTVINNVETLCHVPAILRLGPEAYARLGPPALFSVSGHVRRPGLYELPLGTPLRELIFEHAGGLRPGRRFKAAFPGGSSSALLTEAHLDVPLDYEPLRQVGSMLGSASQIVLDDSACIVRVIARTVEFYMEESCGKCTPCREGTVWLAQVFERLLHGRGRMADLDLLQHISDGMTGACFCPLGESVPPSLNASLRHFRHEYEYHIRTGRCDVEERLAAPRVAAS; this is encoded by the coding sequence GTGGGCGAGCGCATCCTGCTCCCCTGGCTGGAGCGCGACGACGCCTTCGACCTGGAGGCCTACCTGCGCGCGGGCGGGTACGAGACCGCGCGCACGGTGCTGCGGACGATGGCGCCTGCGGACGTCATCGCGGCGGTGGAGCGGTCGGGGCTGCGCGGCAAGGGCGGGGCCGGCTTCCCCACGGGGCGGAAGTGGGCCTTCATCCCCAAGGACGCCCCGGTGAAGTACCTGGTGGTGAACGGCGACGAGGCCGAGCCCTGCACCTTCAAGGACCACCGCCTGCTGGAGCGCGCCCCCCACCTGCTGCTGGAGGGGATGGTCCTCGCGGCCTTTGCCGTGGGCATCCGCAAGGCCTACGTCTACGTGCGCCGCGAGGGGTACCTGGCCCGGCGGCGCCTGGAGCAGGCGGTGGCGGAGGCCTACGCGCACGGCGTCCTCGGCCGCAGGATCTTCGGCACCGACGTGGACCTGGACGTGGTCGTGCACACCGGCGCGGGCGCCTACATCGCCGGGGAGGAGACGGCGCTGCTGGAGTCGCTGGAGGGCCGCCGGGCCATGCCGCGCGCCCGCCCGCCCTACCCGGCCGTGGTGGGGCTGTACGGACAGCCCACGGTGATCAACAACGTCGAGACCCTCTGCCACGTGCCGGCCATCCTGCGCCTGGGGCCGGAGGCCTACGCCCGCCTGGGCCCGCCGGCGCTCTTCTCGGTGAGCGGCCACGTGCGCCGGCCCGGCCTCTACGAGCTGCCGCTGGGGACGCCGCTGCGGGAGCTCATCTTCGAGCACGCGGGCGGGCTGCGCCCGGGGCGGCGCTTCAAGGCCGCCTTCCCCGGCGGCTCCTCCTCCGCCCTGCTCACCGAAGCCCACCTGGACGTGCCCCTGGACTACGAGCCGCTGCGTCAGGTCGGCTCGATGCTGGGCTCCGCCTCCCAGATCGTGCTGGACGACTCCGCCTGCATCGTCCGGGTGATTGCCCGCACCGTGGAGTTCTATATGGAAGAGTCGTGCGGGAAGTGCACCCCCTGCCGGGAGGGGACGGTGTGGCTGGCCCAGGTCTTCGAGCGCCTCCTGCACGGCCGGGGGCGCATGGCCGACCTGGACCTGCTGCAGCACATCTCCGACGGGATGACCGGCGCCTGCTTCTGCCCGCTGGGGGAGAGCGTCCCGCCGAGCCTCAATGCCTCGCTGCGCCACTTCCGGCACGAGTACGAGTACCACATTCGGACGGGGCGGTGCGACGTGGAGGAGCGCCTGGCCGCGCCCAGGGTGGCGGCGAGCTGA
- the nuoG gene encoding NADH-quinone oxidoreductase subunit NuoG, whose protein sequence is MSDDRPTVTLTIDGRPVTVPRGTTVWQAARAAGIDIPVFCYHDRMPPLGACRQCLVQVEGMPRLQTSCTLVAQDRMVVHASSPEARAAQERILEFLLINHPLDCPICDKGGECPLQDQAFAYGAGRSRFIEPKRDFAKPVSLGAVLVLDRERCVLCWRCVRFGELVAGDDALKGFDRGFQTEIDTPFTRPVRSKFIGNTIAICPVGALTSKAFRFLARPWDVRPVPSVCTQCGLGCALTLDVRDGRVARVRAREAPPVNDVWLCDLGQFGYEYLHAPDRLTQPLVRRDGQLRPATWREALDLVADRLRAAREADPRRVAALGGTRLTNEDCHLVRRLFGELVGTPHLDHRVDARPGSPSLRLPWGLRTPLAAIEEADWHLLVGCDLTEEYPIAWLRLKRAIDAGAAAFALHPRALEIGRHLRGQVHPVPGGEAVVLAQLADALGGGTLDGTALQQVDVPPEVVERMVETLRAARRPMLYLGRAALEGPSGEAVLAAARRLQEVGAVVHVMRGKGNAWGAALMGVQPGPGGWTAPEILRHAGEAGVDVLYVLGADPATEVPDHAAWEAARRATPFLVVHDLFLTATAAAADVVLPALAFAERDGTVTTIEGRVQRLTAAIRGPGEARADGDILLALADRLGAEWAYAGWEEVFREAAARVPGLAVDAVLTPPPLPDGWAAEVHLPGEAQRPSPGEAWWLLTGEVLFDRGSMSGRAPRIADLAEEPVVVLHPEDAATAGLQPGALVEVAALPPVQPAGSAAGAADGEAAASPGARRRGAERAVVVRLALDAAVPRGRAWLPRAFDAVPVRRLLSWDEPAPRVAVRALQPAVAATAAGA, encoded by the coding sequence ATGAGCGACGACCGACCCACCGTCACGCTCACCATCGACGGCCGCCCCGTGACCGTGCCGCGCGGGACCACCGTGTGGCAGGCCGCCCGCGCCGCCGGGATCGACATCCCCGTCTTCTGCTACCACGACCGCATGCCCCCCCTGGGCGCCTGCCGGCAGTGCCTGGTGCAGGTGGAGGGGATGCCGCGGCTGCAGACCTCCTGCACCCTGGTGGCCCAGGACCGGATGGTGGTGCACGCCTCCAGCCCCGAGGCGCGCGCCGCCCAGGAGCGCATCCTGGAGTTCCTGCTGATCAACCACCCGCTGGACTGCCCCATCTGCGACAAGGGCGGGGAGTGCCCGCTGCAGGACCAGGCCTTCGCCTACGGAGCGGGGCGCAGCCGCTTCATCGAGCCGAAGCGCGACTTCGCCAAGCCGGTCTCCCTCGGCGCGGTACTGGTGCTGGACCGGGAGCGCTGCGTGCTGTGCTGGCGCTGCGTGCGCTTCGGGGAGCTCGTGGCCGGCGACGACGCCCTCAAGGGGTTCGACCGCGGCTTCCAGACCGAGATCGACACCCCCTTCACCCGGCCGGTGCGCTCCAAGTTCATCGGCAACACCATCGCCATCTGCCCGGTGGGGGCGCTGACGAGCAAGGCCTTCCGCTTCCTGGCCCGCCCCTGGGACGTGCGCCCCGTCCCCTCCGTCTGCACGCAGTGCGGGCTGGGGTGCGCCCTCACCCTGGACGTACGCGACGGCCGGGTGGCGCGGGTGCGCGCCCGCGAAGCGCCGCCGGTGAACGACGTGTGGCTGTGCGACCTGGGGCAGTTCGGCTACGAGTACCTCCACGCCCCCGACCGGCTGACGCAGCCCCTCGTGCGGCGGGACGGGCAGCTCCGGCCGGCCACCTGGCGCGAGGCCCTCGACCTGGTGGCCGACCGCCTGCGGGCGGCGCGTGAGGCGGACCCGCGGCGCGTGGCCGCCCTCGGCGGCACCCGCCTCACCAACGAGGACTGCCATCTGGTCCGCCGCCTCTTCGGGGAACTGGTGGGCACCCCGCACCTCGACCACCGGGTGGACGCGCGTCCCGGCAGCCCCTCGCTGCGCCTTCCCTGGGGGCTGCGCACACCGCTCGCCGCCATCGAGGAGGCGGACTGGCACCTGCTCGTCGGGTGCGACCTCACCGAGGAGTACCCGATCGCCTGGCTGCGGTTGAAGCGGGCCATCGACGCCGGGGCGGCAGCCTTCGCCCTCCACCCGCGGGCGCTGGAGATCGGCCGTCACCTGCGCGGACAGGTCCACCCGGTCCCGGGCGGCGAGGCGGTGGTGCTGGCGCAGCTGGCCGACGCGCTGGGGGGCGGCACGCTCGACGGGACCGCGCTGCAGCAGGTGGATGTGCCGCCCGAGGTCGTGGAGCGCATGGTGGAGACGCTGCGTGCCGCCCGCCGGCCCATGCTCTACCTGGGTCGCGCCGCCCTGGAGGGCCCGTCAGGGGAGGCGGTGCTGGCTGCGGCCCGGCGCCTGCAGGAAGTCGGGGCGGTCGTGCACGTGATGCGGGGGAAGGGCAACGCCTGGGGAGCGGCCCTCATGGGGGTGCAGCCGGGTCCGGGCGGGTGGACGGCCCCGGAGATCCTCCGCCACGCCGGCGAGGCGGGGGTGGACGTGCTCTACGTGCTGGGCGCCGACCCGGCCACGGAGGTACCGGACCACGCCGCCTGGGAGGCGGCGCGCCGCGCCACGCCCTTCCTGGTGGTGCACGACCTCTTCCTCACCGCCACCGCCGCCGCCGCCGACGTCGTGCTGCCGGCGCTGGCCTTTGCCGAACGCGACGGGACCGTCACCACCATCGAAGGGCGCGTCCAGCGCCTCACCGCGGCCATCCGCGGGCCGGGCGAGGCCCGGGCGGACGGCGACATCCTGCTGGCGCTGGCCGACCGGCTGGGGGCGGAGTGGGCGTACGCGGGGTGGGAGGAGGTCTTCCGGGAGGCGGCTGCGCGCGTCCCGGGGCTGGCCGTCGACGCGGTCCTGACCCCGCCGCCCCTGCCCGACGGGTGGGCGGCCGAGGTCCACCTGCCCGGGGAGGCGCAACGGCCATCCCCCGGTGAGGCCTGGTGGCTGCTCACGGGCGAGGTCCTCTTCGATCGCGGCAGCATGTCCGGCCGCGCCCCGCGCATCGCCGACCTGGCGGAGGAGCCGGTGGTCGTGCTGCACCCGGAGGATGCCGCCACGGCCGGACTCCAGCCGGGCGCGCTGGTGGAGGTGGCGGCGCTGCCGCCCGTCCAGCCAGCGGGCTCAGCCGCCGGCGCGGCGGACGGGGAGGCCGCGGCCTCGCCCGGCGCACGCCGGCGCGGAGCGGAGCGCGCCGTGGTGGTGCGTCTGGCGCTCGACGCCGCAGTACCGCGCGGACGGGCCTGGCTGCCGCGCGCCTTCGACGCCGTGCCGGTGCGGCGGCTGCTCTCCTGGGACGAGCCGGCCCCGCGCGTGGCTGTGCGCGCGCTCCAGCCCGCGGTCGCGGCCACGGCGGCTGGCGCATGA